A window from Triticum aestivum cultivar Chinese Spring chromosome 6D, IWGSC CS RefSeq v2.1, whole genome shotgun sequence encodes these proteins:
- the LOC123141610 gene encoding uncharacterized protein, with translation MAMVMENQQPVAQMQLVPAPPRPPPPPPPAPQAYKHHCKVCKKGFMCGRALGGHMRAHGIADDALAAEEAFDDDGGGVGESSEAGSPSPTTAKRMYGLRANPGRLRNCRVCENCGKEFTSWKSLLDHGRCSFDEDDDLDGSLRSSSPLHNNTDEGVDEDEEEEGDLALASGWSKGKRSRRAKVMITGSGAISEVQQPAPSSEEEDLANCLVMLSSSRVTQPTVHVDADQESSASASKDEERNRLLVPQPLSIIPPMTAQFKFSAPQVVVAQHVPTVPRGLFECKACKKVFTSHQALGGHRASHKKVKGCFAAKLESSRNETTHQHAMASAALHDNTRAIPEAVGDTSTTEGKTGNLDAGKATSVGAGEVVVPTATTEMAIMPIADAAPVAAAFSPFKKKGKVHECSICHRVFTSGQALGGHKRCHWLTSSATDPAKLQPVVPDHLMAAMCHHLTLGRPMFDTADQRILDLNVPTNPSAEAIATRQAAELNDIPLCLNAPASMYAQSWTGHSNASHVNKTGTSSRNDAAAAGGAATEDEADSTSAKKAKVSDLKDMKVAGESLSWLQVGIGISSSEKNEKSTQEGA, from the coding sequence ATGGCCATGGTCATGGAGAACCAGCAGCCGGTGGCGCAGATGCAGCTGgtcccggcgccgccgcgcccgcctcctcccccgccgccggcgccccagGCCTACAAGCACCACTGCAAGGTGTGCAAGAAGGGGTTCATGTGCGGACGGGCGCTCGGCGGGCACATGAGGGCGCACGGGATCGCGGACGACGCGCTAGCCGCCGAGGAAGCCTTCGATGATGATGGCGGCGGTGTCGGCGAATCGTCCGAGGCGGGGAGCCCGTCGCCGACGACGGCCAAACGCATGTACGGGCTCCGCGCCAACCCTGGACGGCTACGGAACTGCCGGGTGTGCGAGAACTGCGGGAAGGAGTTCACGTCGTGGAAGTCGTTGCTGGATCACGGAAGGTGCAGCTTTGACGAGGACGATGATTTGGATGGCTCGCTTCGTTCGTCGTCGCCACTGCATAATAACAccgacgaaggcgtggatgaggacgaggaggaggaaggggacctGGCGTTGGCCTCTGGGTGGTCCAAGGGGAAACGCTCACGCCGCGCCAAGGTGATGATCACCGGGAGCGGTGCCATATCGGAAGTGCAGCAGCCGGCCCCATCGAgcgaggaggaggaccttgccaatTGCCTCGTCATGCTCTCCTCGTCTCGTGTCACGCAACCAACCGTGCATGTGGATGCCGACCAGGAGTCGTCCGCATCAGCGAGCAAGGACGAAGAAAGGAATAGACTCCTTGTGCCACAACCGCTCTCGATCATCCCTCCCATGACAGCGCAGTTCAAGTTTTCTGCGCCTCAGGTGGTAGTGGCGCAGCACGTTCCAACCGTCCCACGCGGCTTGTTTGAATGCAAGGCGTGCAAGAAGGTGTTCACCTCACACCAGGCTCTCGGTGGGCACCGTGCCAGCCACAAGAAAGTTAAAGGGTGCTTCGCCGCCAAGCTTGAAAGCAGCCGCAATGAGACTACCCACCAACATGCTATGGCATCGGCTGCTCTACACGACAACACCAGGGCCATCCCTGAGGCTGTAGGAGATACCAGTACCACAGAAGGAAAGACGGGCAACCTCGATGCCGGCAAGGCGACGAGTGTTGGCGCCGGCGAGGTCGTTGTGCCCACAGCAACGACGGAAATGGCCATTATGCCGATCGCTGATGCAGCACCGGTAGCAGCCGCCTTTTCTCCGTTCAAGAAGAAGGGGAAGGTGCACGAATGCTCCATCTGCCACCGCGTGTTCACGTCGGGGCAAGCGCTCGGGGGCCACAAGCGGTGCCACTGGCTCACCTCCAGCGCGACGGACCCCGCCAAGCTCCAGCCCGTTGTTCCCGATCACCTCATGGCGGCCATGTGCCACCACCTCACCCTCGGCCGCCCGATGTTCGACACGGCGGACCAGCGAATCCTTGACCTCAACGTGCCAACAAATCCGTCGGCTGAGGCGATCGCCACCAGACAGGCCGCCGAGCTCAACGACATCCCGCTCTGCCTCAACGCGCCGGCGTCCATGTATGCGCAGTCATGGACGGGGCACAGCAACGCCAGCCACGTGAACAAGACCGGGACGAGCAGCCGCAACGACGCGGCTGCCGCAGGCGGCGCGGCCACGGAGGACGAGGCTGACAGCACCAGtgcgaagaaggccaaggtcagCGACCTCAAGGACATGAAGGTGGCCGGAGAGTCGCTGTCGTGGCTGCAGGTTGGCATCGGCATTTCCTCGTCGGAGAAAAACGAGAAGAGTACTCAGGAGGGAGCCTAG
- the LOC123145034 gene encoding uncharacterized protein: protein MDEVTQAVENLKKEWSQAVEQLEVCIAAIESCGKMGKGTEEAMSLPRLNGSAQDALQLLNALQCRLDLLAEQLPTFEEVQSGQATLGSWKEQYQRLRVNLRSANLQAKANIGKAAQEERGLLLGGGEESTVRRRNLQTKAGMTSAAESITESLRRSRQLMVQEVERSANTLSTFDESTSVLRKAEGEYQGHRSLLMRTRGLLSTMQRQDVLDRIILTIGFLVFSLAVLYVVSRRIGLLTLQRKLADAIRSGSVSAGDILAKVQEGPAPTDAPPIYDEL from the exons ATGGACGAGGTCACACAAGCCGTTGAAAACCTGAAAAAGGAATGGAGCCAAGCAGTTGAACAGCTTGAGGTGTGCATTGCTGCAATTGAATCCTGTGGGAAGATGGGGAAAGGGACAGAAGAAGCAATGTCTCTTCCTCGGTTGAACGGTTCTGCACAGGATGCACTGCAATTGCTCAATGCACTGCAGTGCAGGCTTGATCTTCTGGCAGAGCAGCTACCCACTTTTGAAGAAGTTCAGTCTGGACAGGCAACCTTAGGATCATGGAAGGAACAGTATCAGAG GCTGCGTGTGAACCTGAGGAGTGCTAACTTGCAAGCAAAAGCGAACATTGGAAAAGCTGCTCAAGAAGAG AGGGGGCTTCTTCTGGGAGGTGGAGAAGAGTCCACTGTCCGGAGGCGTAATCTCCA GACAAAGGCTGGGATGACATCTGCTGCAGAAAGTATTACTGAGAGCCTCCGTAGGTCTCGGCAGTTGATGGTTCAG GAAGTGGAAAGAAGTGCTAATACCTTGTCAACTTTTG ATGAATCGACAAGTGTTCTGCGAAAGGCTGAAGGCGAGTATCAGGGGCACCGCTCTTTGCTGATGCGCACCCGTGGTTTGCTCTCCACGATGCAACGACAAGATGTTCTCGATAG GATCATCCTGACCATTGGGTTCCTCGTGTTCTCCTTGGCGGTTCTGTATGTTGTCTCGAGACGTATTGGCCTGTTGACACTGCAAAGGAAGCTGGCTGATGCTATCAGATCAGGCTCAGTATCAGCTGGAGACATCTTGGCTAAAGTACAGGAGGGACCTGCCCCAACAGATGCTCCCCCAATCTATGATGAACTGTGA